The following proteins are co-located in the Castor canadensis chromosome 5, mCasCan1.hap1v2, whole genome shotgun sequence genome:
- the LOC141423461 gene encoding melanoma inhibitory activity protein 2-like has protein sequence MDGPKAVCETSLGLILNEVCRVTTTNPENGSQSPMTFHGSCFRSLRRRLYVTQERKLALKLSKLIEEKCKLLEKVSEARKERGGQASPGQEARFGKSAMEAQTLPMTGDMVARAKAKLEDILLLGKQLKEEKAKRSKQVHSLVRMSKLIQSLEDQSESLQANVAEAETTLRALVLSEAQLKVSITQTSYENSQLQESCKQLGQEAAAWKERVSEVNKQKIAIEDSVTHVEQVLRYKEDYIRSLAECLLKMKIGAFALGGDRAQAGNCELGMASASGNSAHSGDPPARAGQRLMYALELNASIRSLEGQRNQVYIQLREVDIAKEDLTEHLKTLQIAHIILQSKHTRVARENQNLQRSVKRMTELHEEIGLKHYRRLMVENHHREEAEEKLAKVEEKITQAAADLETYKNLARELKGKMERTKQYYQRRLILYKEKAHFNRLVAQGAEKQLKYFKNVNASKRQKLMDMELEFELLHKAPSAFDSSNVACGREQVPCGPSPSGQPPFERQVFLSPLLLRGSLSPPPLSPHRGGKGSRSPENPLFHQVAKEGVEPGYGNLPGPWRAPPDPRFLPPPCQQEVRLRMPPSRPLYTEPALPPQRQDTLYSNSGQPRGPAELRNFNMPSWDKEVSSKKESRSNDTKSDLDNRNVPEAEVTLPAESKAAGPGFAPPIRGPWLPVDPRSHYLAREPRFPPPPVRNVPGASGSHFPARDFPGPPHPPFPPRGFPNYLPPRAGCPPPGPPPF, from the exons ATGGACGGGCCCAAGGCTGTCTGTGAGACGTCCTTGGGGCTGATCCTAAATGAAGTTTGCAGGGTCACGACAACAAACCCTGAAAACGGAAGCCAAAGCCCTATGACTTTCCATGGGAGCTG CTTTCGATCACTTAGACGACGACTTTATGTGACACAAGAAAGGAAGCTCGCTCTAAAGCTTTCTAAACTAATCGAAGAAAAATGTAAGCTACTAGAAAAAGTCAGCGAGGCTCGAAAAGAGCGTGGTGGCCAAGCGTCACCTGGCCAGGAAGCCCGCTTTGGGAAGAGCGCCATGGAGGCGCAGACGTTGCCGATGACCGGTGACATGGTGGCAAGAGCCAAGGCGAAACTTGAGGACATTCTCCTGCTAGGAAAACAGCTGAAAGAGGAGAAAGCTAAGCGTTCCAAACAAGTTCACTCGCTGGTGAGGATGTCAAAACTGATACAGTCCCTGGAAGACCAATCCGAATCTCTCCAAGCCAACGTGGCTGAAGCCGAGACAACCCTAAGAGCACTTGTGCTCAGTGAGGCGCAGCTCAAGGTCTCCATAACCCAGACGAGCTATGAAAACTCCCAGCTCCAGGAAAGCTGCAAGCAGCTGGGCCAAGAAGCCGCAGCGTGGAAAGAACGAGTGAGTGAAGTGAATAAGCAGAAAATAGCAATCGAGGACTCTGTGACACACGTGGAACAGGTTCTGAGATATAAAGAAGATTACATCAGGTCTCTAGCCGAGTGCTTGCTGAAGATGAAAATCGGCGCCTTTGCTCTTGGAGGAGACAGGGCACAGGCTGGGAACTGCGAATTAGGAATGGCCAGCGCCTCAGGAAACAGTGCTCACTCAGGTGATCCGCCAGCCAGAGCTGGGCAGAGACTGATGTATGCTCTGGAGTTAAATGCTTCTATCAGATCTTTAGAAGGACAGAGAAACCAAGTATATATTCAGCTCCGTGAAGTGGACATAGCAAAGGAAGACCTGACTGAGCACCTTAAAACTCTCCAGATTGCTCACATCATCTTACAGTCAAAACATACACGGGTTGCACGTGAAAATCAAAATCTTCAGCGCAGTGTTAAAAGAATGACTGAATTGCATGAAGAAATTGGCCTGAAACACTACAGAAGGTTAATGGTGGAGAATCATCACCGGGAAGAGGCAGAAGAGAAACTTGCCAAAGTAGAGGAAAAGATCACCCAGGCAGCTGCAGATCTGGAGACCTATAAAAACTTAGCCAGAGAGCTCAAAGGAAAAATGGAGAGAACCAAACAGTATTATCAAAGGCGGCTGATTCTCTACAAGGAAAAAGCTCATTTTAATCGCTTGGTAGCCCAGGGTgctgaaaaacaactcaagtatTTTAAGAACGTAAATGCCAGCAAGAGACAAAAATTAATGGACATGGAATTGGAATTTGAACTTTTACACAAAGCTCCTTCTGCATTTGATAGTTCAAATGTAGCATGTGGAAGAGAGCAGGTTCCATGTGGTCCCTCACCATCGGGTCAACCTCCATTTGAAAGGCAAGtctttctctctccacttttGTTGAGAGGCTCACTCAGTCCCCCTCCTTTGTCTCCTCATAGAGGAGGAAAAGGCTCAAGAAGCCCTGAGAATCCTCTGTTCCACCAGGTTGCCAAGGAAGGAGTGGAGCCCGGCTATGGTAACCTACCTGGCCCTTGGAGAGCACCTCCTGACCCCAGGTTCCTGCCCCCTCCGTGCCAACAGGAAGTAAGGCTGAGGATGCCCCCATCCCGCCCGCTGTATACTGAGCCAGCTCTTCCTCCACAGAGGCAGGACACACTTTATTCTAATTCTGGTCAACCACGTGGACCAGCAGAGCTGAGAAATTTTAATATGCCTTCTTGGGATAAAGAAGTGTCTTCCAAAAAGGAGTCCAGGAGCAATGACACCAAAAGTGACCTTGATAACAGGAATGTGCCTGAAGCAGAGGTGACTCTGCCTGCTGAAAGCAAAGCAGCAGGCCCTGGTTTTGCTCCTCCTATCAGAGGCCCATGGCTCCCAGTGGATCCAAGAAGCCACTACCTAGCAAGGGAGCCTCGTTTTCCTCCACCTCCTGTGAGAAATGTGCCTGGAGCCTCTGGAAGTCATTTTCCAGCAAGGGACTTCCCTGGCCCACCACATCCTCCATTCCCACCAAGGGGCTTCCCCAACTACCTTCCCCCAAGAGCTGGATGCCCCCCTCCTGGACCCCCACCCTTTTGA